A genomic segment from Meleagris gallopavo isolate NT-WF06-2002-E0010 breed Aviagen turkey brand Nicholas breeding stock chromosome 25, Turkey_5.1, whole genome shotgun sequence encodes:
- the MAP7D1 gene encoding MAP7 domain-containing protein 1 isoform X5, which produces MGDSVLPSPLGDTVHGDSPPQRDRPVLPAVTPSPMATPPPGQLCPVPAAVTPPGQPVSPIPAAVAPSAESVPPWCDKTPPADPHPRTTEQPKEEASRSTADQPPPVPTAPCPAETLPHGSTTTTPTAGKEAPSDAKSPPGSTAQSPKDVPPKDTPSKDIPPKDMPSKDVPPKDASPKDTPSKDVAPKDVLPKDVTPKDVPPKGDRATPAAASPSSAASPRPKQDAQKAQARHRQAKERREERAKYLAAKRALWLEKEEKAKVLRERQLEERRRRLEEQRLRAEKRRAVLEERQRQKLEKNKERYEAAIQRSAKKTWAEIRQQRWSWAGALHHGSAAHKDDRSLQLSPWESSIVDRLMTPTLSFLARSRSAVTLAGNGKEQVPVCPRSASASPLSPCHNHRLPHRCWERRRGTAGSPDVTPRRRAESSPKKKEKKEKERENAKERSALSRERSLKKRQSLPGAQPRLLPTSDSSPGPKNRPSSPATPKTRPASPSPALGSPHKPPLPRSAHSSPKVRARARDERGEQDGQAKGRERKEEEKGPAIPEPPRVPTEPAAAPSAPAAHSPPSRPSAGTTDREEAARLLAEKRRQAREQREREERERREQEEQERRLQEERARQAAEEQSRREALARQREEERQLQEEREAQEKARAEREETERLQRQREEAEAKAREEAERQRLEREKHFQREEQERLERKKRLEEIMKRTRKSDAADAKKKEDKKIVNGKAVEQEHSTGGEKRAGPMPKAEELPETETPSAGMLGTLKGPAGEGLQPSSPAKDMAAPVVNGVQPSKHENGFSGTEGSSELLELSHHGGSPSSIIPFGDKEPFLKQAVVKPPQVTEVL; this is translated from the exons ATGGGAGACAGCGTGCTGCCCTCCCCGCTTGGGGACACCGTGCATGGAGACAGCCCCCCACAGCGTGACCGACCCGTCCTCCCAGCCGTGACCCCCTCTCCAATGGCCACCCCCCCACCAGGACAGCTCTGCCCTGTTCCCGCAGCTGTGACCCCCCCAGGACAGCCCGTGTCTCCCATCCCCGCAGCTGTGGCTCCCTCAGCAGAGAGCGTCCCACCCTGGTGTGACAAGACCCCCCCTGCAGACCCCCATCCTCGCACTACAGAGCAACCCAAAGAAGAGGCATCACGCAGCACCGCCGACCAGCCGCCTCCCGTCCCCACTGCCCCGTGCCCAGCGGAGACATTGCCCCATGGGAGCACCACCACTACCCCCACTGCTGGCAAAGAGGCACCCTCCGATGCCAAGAGCCCCCCGGGAAGCACAGCCCAGTCCCCCAAGGACGTGCCCCCCAAGGACACACCCTCCAAGGACATTCCCCCCAAGGATATGCCCTCCAAGGATGTCCCCCCCAAGGATGCATCCCCCAAGGACACACCTTCCAAGGATGTCGCCCCCAAGGATGTGCTCCCCAAGGACGTGACCCCCAAGGATGTCCCCCCCAAGGGTGACCGTGCCACTCCAGCTGCTGCATCGCCATCTTCAGCTGCCAGCCCCAGGCCCAAGCAAG ATGCTCAGAAGGCCCAGGCACGGCACAGGCAGGCGAAGGAGCGGCGAGAGGAGCGGGCCAAGTACCTGG CGGCCAAGCGGGCGCTGTGgctggagaaggaggagaaggccAAAGTGCTGCGGGAGCGGCAGCTGGAGGAGCGCCGGCGGCGGCTGGAGGAGCAGCGGCTGCGGGCAGAGAAGCGCCGTGCGGTGCTGGAGGAGCGGCAGCGGCAAAAGCTGGAGAAGAACAAG GAGCGCTACGAGGCGGCCATCCAGCGCTCGGCCAAGAAGACGTGGGCAGAGATCCGGCAGCAGCGGTGGTCGTGGGCGGGGGCCCTGCACCACGGTTCTGCCGCGCACAAGGATG ACCGCAGCCTGCAGCTGAGCCCCTGGGAGAGTAGCATAGTGGACCGGCTGATGACGCCCACGCTGTCCTTCCTGGCACGCAGCCGCAGCGCCGTGACACTGGCCGGGAATGGCAAGGAGCAGG TGCCCGTGTGCCCCCGCTCGGCCTCTGCCAGCCCCCTCAGCCCCTGCCACAACCACCGCCTGCCGCACCGCTGCTGGGAGCGGCGGAggggcactgctggcagccccGATGTGACACCGCGTCGCCGTGCCGAGTCCTCACCG aagaagaaggagaagaaggagaaggagcGGGAGAATGCCAAGGAACGCAGTGCGCTGTCCCGCGAGCGCAGCCTCAAGAAGCGACAGTCACTGCCTGGCGCACAGCCCCGGCTCCTGCCCACATCTGACAGCAG CCCCGGCCCCAAGAACCGTCCCTCATCCCCAGCCACCCCCAAAACCCGCCCAGCatcccccagcccagccctgggctCACCCCACAAGCCGCCCCTGCCCCGCAGTGCCCACTCCTCCCCCAAGGTGCGGGCCAGGGCGCGGGATGAGCGGGGCGAGCAGGATGGCCAGGCCAAGGGGCGcgagaggaaggaagaggagaagggcCCAGCCATCCCCGAGCCACCCAGGGTTCCCACTGAGCCAGCAGCAG CCCCCTCAGCTCCCGCAGCCCACAGCCCCCCCAGCAGACCCTCGGCCGGCACTACGGACCGGGAGGAGGCCGCCCGACTGCTGGCAGAGAAGCGACGCCAGGCCCGCGAGCAGCGGGAGCGCGAGGAACGGGAGCGCcgggagcaggaggagcaggagag GCGGCTGCAAGAGGAGAGGGCACGGCAGGCGGCAGAGGAACAGAGCCGCAGGGAGGCCCTGGCACGGCAGCGGGAGGAGGAGcggcagctgcaggaggagcgCGAGGCCCAGGAGAAGGCACGGGCAGAACGGGAGGAAACAGAGCGGCTGCAGAGACAG agagaagaggctgaggcGAAGGCACGCGAAGAGGCTGAGCGGCAGCGGCTGGAGCGGGAGAAGCATTTCCAGCGTGAGGAGCAGGAGCGGCTGGAGAGAAAGAAG CGCCTGGAGGAGATCATGAAGCGGACGCGCAAATCAGATGCAGCAGATGCCAAG AAGAAGGAAGACAAGAAGATAGTGAACGGGAAAGCAGTtgagcaggagcacagcacag GTGGTGAAAAGAGAGCAGGGCCAATGCCAAAGGCAGAGGAACTTCCAGAGACGGAGACACCGAGTGCAGGGATGCTGGGGACACTGAAGGGCCCGGCAGGCgaggggctgcagcccag TTCTCCAGCCAAGGATATGGCAGCCCCAGTTGTGAATGGCGTGCAGCCCAGCAAGCACGAAAACGGCTTCTCAGGCACCGAGggctcctcagagctgctaGAGCTTTCCCACCACggtggcagccccagcagcatcaTCCCGTTTGGCGACAAGGAGCCCTTTCTCAAGCAGGCAGTGGTCAAACCCCCCCAGGTCACAG AGGTGCTGTGA
- the MAP7D1 gene encoding MAP7 domain-containing protein 1 isoform X1, which yields MGDSVLPSPLGDTVHGDSPPQRDRPVLPAVTPSPMATPPPGQLCPVPAAVTPPGQPVSPIPAAVAPSAESVPPWCDKTPPADPHPRTTEQPKEEASRSTADQPPPVPTAPCPAETLPHGSTTTTPTAGKEAPSDAKSPPGSTAQSPKDVPPKDTPSKDIPPKDMPSKDVPPKDASPKDTPSKDVAPKDVLPKDVTPKDVPPKGDRATPAAASPSSAASPRPKQADAQKAQARHRQAKERREERAKYLAAKRALWLEKEEKAKVLRERQLEERRRRLEEQRLRAEKRRAVLEERQRQKLEKNKERYEAAIQRSAKKTWAEIRQQRWSWAGALHHGSAAHKDGASRCSVSAVNLPKHVDSIINKRLSKSSATLWNSPSRNRSLQLSPWESSIVDRLMTPTLSFLARSRSAVTLAGNGKEQVPVCPRSASASPLSPCHNHRLPHRCWERRRGTAGSPDVTPRRRAESSPKKKEKKEKERENAKERSALSRERSLKKRQSLPGAQPRLLPTSDSSPGPKNRPSSPATPKTRPASPSPALGSPHKPPLPRSAHSSPKVRARARDERGEQDGQAKGRERKEEEKGPAIPEPPRVPTEPAAAPSAPAAHSPPSRPSAGTTDREEAARLLAEKRRQAREQREREERERREQEEQERRLQEERARQAAEEQSRREALARQREEERQLQEEREAQEKARAEREETERLQRQREEAEAKAREEAERQRLEREKHFQREEQERLERKKRLEEIMKRTRKSDAADAKKKEDKKIVNGKAVEQEHSTGGEKRAGPMPKAEELPETETPSAGMLGTLKGPAGEGLQPSSPAKDMAAPVVNGVQPSKHENGFSGTEGSSELLELSHHGGSPSSIIPFGDKEPFLKQAVVKPPQVTEVL from the exons ATGGGAGACAGCGTGCTGCCCTCCCCGCTTGGGGACACCGTGCATGGAGACAGCCCCCCACAGCGTGACCGACCCGTCCTCCCAGCCGTGACCCCCTCTCCAATGGCCACCCCCCCACCAGGACAGCTCTGCCCTGTTCCCGCAGCTGTGACCCCCCCAGGACAGCCCGTGTCTCCCATCCCCGCAGCTGTGGCTCCCTCAGCAGAGAGCGTCCCACCCTGGTGTGACAAGACCCCCCCTGCAGACCCCCATCCTCGCACTACAGAGCAACCCAAAGAAGAGGCATCACGCAGCACCGCCGACCAGCCGCCTCCCGTCCCCACTGCCCCGTGCCCAGCGGAGACATTGCCCCATGGGAGCACCACCACTACCCCCACTGCTGGCAAAGAGGCACCCTCCGATGCCAAGAGCCCCCCGGGAAGCACAGCCCAGTCCCCCAAGGACGTGCCCCCCAAGGACACACCCTCCAAGGACATTCCCCCCAAGGATATGCCCTCCAAGGATGTCCCCCCCAAGGATGCATCCCCCAAGGACACACCTTCCAAGGATGTCGCCCCCAAGGATGTGCTCCCCAAGGACGTGACCCCCAAGGATGTCCCCCCCAAGGGTGACCGTGCCACTCCAGCTGCTGCATCGCCATCTTCAGCTGCCAGCCCCAGGCCCAAGCAAG CAGATGCTCAGAAGGCCCAGGCACGGCACAGGCAGGCGAAGGAGCGGCGAGAGGAGCGGGCCAAGTACCTGG CGGCCAAGCGGGCGCTGTGgctggagaaggaggagaaggccAAAGTGCTGCGGGAGCGGCAGCTGGAGGAGCGCCGGCGGCGGCTGGAGGAGCAGCGGCTGCGGGCAGAGAAGCGCCGTGCGGTGCTGGAGGAGCGGCAGCGGCAAAAGCTGGAGAAGAACAAG GAGCGCTACGAGGCGGCCATCCAGCGCTCGGCCAAGAAGACGTGGGCAGAGATCCGGCAGCAGCGGTGGTCGTGGGCGGGGGCCCTGCACCACGGTTCTGCCGCGCACAAGGATG GTGCGAGCCGCTGCTCGGTGTCCGCCGTAAACCTCCCCAAACACGTCGACTCTATAATCAACAAGCGGCTCTCCAAATCCTCTGCCACCCTCTGGAACTCTCCCAGTAGAA ACCGCAGCCTGCAGCTGAGCCCCTGGGAGAGTAGCATAGTGGACCGGCTGATGACGCCCACGCTGTCCTTCCTGGCACGCAGCCGCAGCGCCGTGACACTGGCCGGGAATGGCAAGGAGCAGG TGCCCGTGTGCCCCCGCTCGGCCTCTGCCAGCCCCCTCAGCCCCTGCCACAACCACCGCCTGCCGCACCGCTGCTGGGAGCGGCGGAggggcactgctggcagccccGATGTGACACCGCGTCGCCGTGCCGAGTCCTCACCG aagaagaaggagaagaaggagaaggagcGGGAGAATGCCAAGGAACGCAGTGCGCTGTCCCGCGAGCGCAGCCTCAAGAAGCGACAGTCACTGCCTGGCGCACAGCCCCGGCTCCTGCCCACATCTGACAGCAG CCCCGGCCCCAAGAACCGTCCCTCATCCCCAGCCACCCCCAAAACCCGCCCAGCatcccccagcccagccctgggctCACCCCACAAGCCGCCCCTGCCCCGCAGTGCCCACTCCTCCCCCAAGGTGCGGGCCAGGGCGCGGGATGAGCGGGGCGAGCAGGATGGCCAGGCCAAGGGGCGcgagaggaaggaagaggagaagggcCCAGCCATCCCCGAGCCACCCAGGGTTCCCACTGAGCCAGCAGCAG CCCCCTCAGCTCCCGCAGCCCACAGCCCCCCCAGCAGACCCTCGGCCGGCACTACGGACCGGGAGGAGGCCGCCCGACTGCTGGCAGAGAAGCGACGCCAGGCCCGCGAGCAGCGGGAGCGCGAGGAACGGGAGCGCcgggagcaggaggagcaggagag GCGGCTGCAAGAGGAGAGGGCACGGCAGGCGGCAGAGGAACAGAGCCGCAGGGAGGCCCTGGCACGGCAGCGGGAGGAGGAGcggcagctgcaggaggagcgCGAGGCCCAGGAGAAGGCACGGGCAGAACGGGAGGAAACAGAGCGGCTGCAGAGACAG agagaagaggctgaggcGAAGGCACGCGAAGAGGCTGAGCGGCAGCGGCTGGAGCGGGAGAAGCATTTCCAGCGTGAGGAGCAGGAGCGGCTGGAGAGAAAGAAG CGCCTGGAGGAGATCATGAAGCGGACGCGCAAATCAGATGCAGCAGATGCCAAG AAGAAGGAAGACAAGAAGATAGTGAACGGGAAAGCAGTtgagcaggagcacagcacag GTGGTGAAAAGAGAGCAGGGCCAATGCCAAAGGCAGAGGAACTTCCAGAGACGGAGACACCGAGTGCAGGGATGCTGGGGACACTGAAGGGCCCGGCAGGCgaggggctgcagcccag TTCTCCAGCCAAGGATATGGCAGCCCCAGTTGTGAATGGCGTGCAGCCCAGCAAGCACGAAAACGGCTTCTCAGGCACCGAGggctcctcagagctgctaGAGCTTTCCCACCACggtggcagccccagcagcatcaTCCCGTTTGGCGACAAGGAGCCCTTTCTCAAGCAGGCAGTGGTCAAACCCCCCCAGGTCACAG AGGTGCTGTGA
- the MAP7D1 gene encoding MAP7 domain-containing protein 1 isoform X4: MGDSVLPSPLGDTVHGDSPPQRDRPVLPAVTPSPMATPPPGQLCPVPAAVTPPGQPVSPIPAAVAPSAESVPPWCDKTPPADPHPRTTEQPKEEASRSTADQPPPVPTAPCPAETLPHGSTTTTPTAGKEAPSDAKSPPGSTAQSPKDVPPKDTPSKDIPPKDMPSKDVPPKDASPKDTPSKDVAPKDVLPKDVTPKDVPPKGDRATPAAASPSSAASPRPKQADAQKAQARHRQAKERREERAKYLAAKRALWLEKEEKAKVLRERQLEERRRRLEEQRLRAEKRRAVLEERQRQKLEKNKERYEAAIQRSAKKTWAEIRQQRWSWAGALHHGSAAHKDDRSLQLSPWESSIVDRLMTPTLSFLARSRSAVTLAGNGKEQVPVCPRSASASPLSPCHNHRLPHRCWERRRGTAGSPDVTPRRRAESSPKKKEKKEKERENAKERSALSRERSLKKRQSLPGAQPRLLPTSDSSPGPKNRPSSPATPKTRPASPSPALGSPHKPPLPRSAHSSPKVRARARDERGEQDGQAKGRERKEEEKGPAIPEPPRVPTEPAAAPSAPAAHSPPSRPSAGTTDREEAARLLAEKRRQAREQREREERERREQEEQERRLQEERARQAAEEQSRREALARQREEERQLQEEREAQEKARAEREETERLQRQREEAEAKAREEAERQRLEREKHFQREEQERLERKKRLEEIMKRTRKSDAADAKKKEDKKIVNGKAVEQEHSTGGEKRAGPMPKAEELPETETPSAGMLGTLKGPAGEGLQPSSPAKDMAAPVVNGVQPSKHENGFSGTEGSSELLELSHHGGSPSSIIPFGDKEPFLKQAVVKPPQVTEVL; this comes from the exons ATGGGAGACAGCGTGCTGCCCTCCCCGCTTGGGGACACCGTGCATGGAGACAGCCCCCCACAGCGTGACCGACCCGTCCTCCCAGCCGTGACCCCCTCTCCAATGGCCACCCCCCCACCAGGACAGCTCTGCCCTGTTCCCGCAGCTGTGACCCCCCCAGGACAGCCCGTGTCTCCCATCCCCGCAGCTGTGGCTCCCTCAGCAGAGAGCGTCCCACCCTGGTGTGACAAGACCCCCCCTGCAGACCCCCATCCTCGCACTACAGAGCAACCCAAAGAAGAGGCATCACGCAGCACCGCCGACCAGCCGCCTCCCGTCCCCACTGCCCCGTGCCCAGCGGAGACATTGCCCCATGGGAGCACCACCACTACCCCCACTGCTGGCAAAGAGGCACCCTCCGATGCCAAGAGCCCCCCGGGAAGCACAGCCCAGTCCCCCAAGGACGTGCCCCCCAAGGACACACCCTCCAAGGACATTCCCCCCAAGGATATGCCCTCCAAGGATGTCCCCCCCAAGGATGCATCCCCCAAGGACACACCTTCCAAGGATGTCGCCCCCAAGGATGTGCTCCCCAAGGACGTGACCCCCAAGGATGTCCCCCCCAAGGGTGACCGTGCCACTCCAGCTGCTGCATCGCCATCTTCAGCTGCCAGCCCCAGGCCCAAGCAAG CAGATGCTCAGAAGGCCCAGGCACGGCACAGGCAGGCGAAGGAGCGGCGAGAGGAGCGGGCCAAGTACCTGG CGGCCAAGCGGGCGCTGTGgctggagaaggaggagaaggccAAAGTGCTGCGGGAGCGGCAGCTGGAGGAGCGCCGGCGGCGGCTGGAGGAGCAGCGGCTGCGGGCAGAGAAGCGCCGTGCGGTGCTGGAGGAGCGGCAGCGGCAAAAGCTGGAGAAGAACAAG GAGCGCTACGAGGCGGCCATCCAGCGCTCGGCCAAGAAGACGTGGGCAGAGATCCGGCAGCAGCGGTGGTCGTGGGCGGGGGCCCTGCACCACGGTTCTGCCGCGCACAAGGATG ACCGCAGCCTGCAGCTGAGCCCCTGGGAGAGTAGCATAGTGGACCGGCTGATGACGCCCACGCTGTCCTTCCTGGCACGCAGCCGCAGCGCCGTGACACTGGCCGGGAATGGCAAGGAGCAGG TGCCCGTGTGCCCCCGCTCGGCCTCTGCCAGCCCCCTCAGCCCCTGCCACAACCACCGCCTGCCGCACCGCTGCTGGGAGCGGCGGAggggcactgctggcagccccGATGTGACACCGCGTCGCCGTGCCGAGTCCTCACCG aagaagaaggagaagaaggagaaggagcGGGAGAATGCCAAGGAACGCAGTGCGCTGTCCCGCGAGCGCAGCCTCAAGAAGCGACAGTCACTGCCTGGCGCACAGCCCCGGCTCCTGCCCACATCTGACAGCAG CCCCGGCCCCAAGAACCGTCCCTCATCCCCAGCCACCCCCAAAACCCGCCCAGCatcccccagcccagccctgggctCACCCCACAAGCCGCCCCTGCCCCGCAGTGCCCACTCCTCCCCCAAGGTGCGGGCCAGGGCGCGGGATGAGCGGGGCGAGCAGGATGGCCAGGCCAAGGGGCGcgagaggaaggaagaggagaagggcCCAGCCATCCCCGAGCCACCCAGGGTTCCCACTGAGCCAGCAGCAG CCCCCTCAGCTCCCGCAGCCCACAGCCCCCCCAGCAGACCCTCGGCCGGCACTACGGACCGGGAGGAGGCCGCCCGACTGCTGGCAGAGAAGCGACGCCAGGCCCGCGAGCAGCGGGAGCGCGAGGAACGGGAGCGCcgggagcaggaggagcaggagag GCGGCTGCAAGAGGAGAGGGCACGGCAGGCGGCAGAGGAACAGAGCCGCAGGGAGGCCCTGGCACGGCAGCGGGAGGAGGAGcggcagctgcaggaggagcgCGAGGCCCAGGAGAAGGCACGGGCAGAACGGGAGGAAACAGAGCGGCTGCAGAGACAG agagaagaggctgaggcGAAGGCACGCGAAGAGGCTGAGCGGCAGCGGCTGGAGCGGGAGAAGCATTTCCAGCGTGAGGAGCAGGAGCGGCTGGAGAGAAAGAAG CGCCTGGAGGAGATCATGAAGCGGACGCGCAAATCAGATGCAGCAGATGCCAAG AAGAAGGAAGACAAGAAGATAGTGAACGGGAAAGCAGTtgagcaggagcacagcacag GTGGTGAAAAGAGAGCAGGGCCAATGCCAAAGGCAGAGGAACTTCCAGAGACGGAGACACCGAGTGCAGGGATGCTGGGGACACTGAAGGGCCCGGCAGGCgaggggctgcagcccag TTCTCCAGCCAAGGATATGGCAGCCCCAGTTGTGAATGGCGTGCAGCCCAGCAAGCACGAAAACGGCTTCTCAGGCACCGAGggctcctcagagctgctaGAGCTTTCCCACCACggtggcagccccagcagcatcaTCCCGTTTGGCGACAAGGAGCCCTTTCTCAAGCAGGCAGTGGTCAAACCCCCCCAGGTCACAG AGGTGCTGTGA
- the MAP7D1 gene encoding MAP7 domain-containing protein 1 isoform X3, translated as MGDSVLPSPLGDTVHGDSPPQRDRPVLPAVTPSPMATPPPGQLCPVPAAVTPPGQPVSPIPAAVAPSAESVPPWCDKTPPADPHPRTTEQPKEEASRSTADQPPPVPTAPCPAETLPHGSTTTTPTAGKEAPSDAKSPPGSTAQSPKDVPPKDTPSKDIPPKDMPSKDVPPKDASPKDTPSKDVAPKDVLPKDVTPKDVPPKGDRATPAAASPSSAASPRPKQADAQKAQARHRQAKERREERAKYLAAKRALWLEKEEKAKVLRERQLEERRRRLEEQRLRAEKRRAVLEERQRQKLEKNKERYEAAIQRSAKKTWAEIRQQRWSWAGALHHGSAAHKDGASRCSVSAVNLPKHVDSIINKRLSKSSATLWNSPSRNRSLQLSPWESSIVDRLMTPTLSFLARSRSAVTLAGNGKEQVPVCPRSASASPLSPCHNHRLPHRCWERRRGTAGSPDVTPRRRAESSPKKKEKKEKERENAKERSALSRERSLKKRQSLPGAQPRLLPTSDSSPGPKNRPSSPATPKTRPASPSPALGSPHKPPLPRSAHSSPKVRARARDERGEQDGQAKGRERKEEEKGPAIPEPPRVPTEPAAAPAAHSPPSRPSAGTTDREEAARLLAEKRRQAREQREREERERREQEEQERRLQEERARQAAEEQSRREALARQREEERQLQEEREAQEKARAEREETERLQRQREEAEAKAREEAERQRLEREKHFQREEQERLERKKRLEEIMKRTRKSDAADAKKKEDKKIVNGKAVEQEHSTGGEKRAGPMPKAEELPETETPSAGMLGTLKGPAGEGLQPSSPAKDMAAPVVNGVQPSKHENGFSGTEGSSELLELSHHGGSPSSIIPFGDKEPFLKQAVVKPPQVTEVL; from the exons ATGGGAGACAGCGTGCTGCCCTCCCCGCTTGGGGACACCGTGCATGGAGACAGCCCCCCACAGCGTGACCGACCCGTCCTCCCAGCCGTGACCCCCTCTCCAATGGCCACCCCCCCACCAGGACAGCTCTGCCCTGTTCCCGCAGCTGTGACCCCCCCAGGACAGCCCGTGTCTCCCATCCCCGCAGCTGTGGCTCCCTCAGCAGAGAGCGTCCCACCCTGGTGTGACAAGACCCCCCCTGCAGACCCCCATCCTCGCACTACAGAGCAACCCAAAGAAGAGGCATCACGCAGCACCGCCGACCAGCCGCCTCCCGTCCCCACTGCCCCGTGCCCAGCGGAGACATTGCCCCATGGGAGCACCACCACTACCCCCACTGCTGGCAAAGAGGCACCCTCCGATGCCAAGAGCCCCCCGGGAAGCACAGCCCAGTCCCCCAAGGACGTGCCCCCCAAGGACACACCCTCCAAGGACATTCCCCCCAAGGATATGCCCTCCAAGGATGTCCCCCCCAAGGATGCATCCCCCAAGGACACACCTTCCAAGGATGTCGCCCCCAAGGATGTGCTCCCCAAGGACGTGACCCCCAAGGATGTCCCCCCCAAGGGTGACCGTGCCACTCCAGCTGCTGCATCGCCATCTTCAGCTGCCAGCCCCAGGCCCAAGCAAG CAGATGCTCAGAAGGCCCAGGCACGGCACAGGCAGGCGAAGGAGCGGCGAGAGGAGCGGGCCAAGTACCTGG CGGCCAAGCGGGCGCTGTGgctggagaaggaggagaaggccAAAGTGCTGCGGGAGCGGCAGCTGGAGGAGCGCCGGCGGCGGCTGGAGGAGCAGCGGCTGCGGGCAGAGAAGCGCCGTGCGGTGCTGGAGGAGCGGCAGCGGCAAAAGCTGGAGAAGAACAAG GAGCGCTACGAGGCGGCCATCCAGCGCTCGGCCAAGAAGACGTGGGCAGAGATCCGGCAGCAGCGGTGGTCGTGGGCGGGGGCCCTGCACCACGGTTCTGCCGCGCACAAGGATG GTGCGAGCCGCTGCTCGGTGTCCGCCGTAAACCTCCCCAAACACGTCGACTCTATAATCAACAAGCGGCTCTCCAAATCCTCTGCCACCCTCTGGAACTCTCCCAGTAGAA ACCGCAGCCTGCAGCTGAGCCCCTGGGAGAGTAGCATAGTGGACCGGCTGATGACGCCCACGCTGTCCTTCCTGGCACGCAGCCGCAGCGCCGTGACACTGGCCGGGAATGGCAAGGAGCAGG TGCCCGTGTGCCCCCGCTCGGCCTCTGCCAGCCCCCTCAGCCCCTGCCACAACCACCGCCTGCCGCACCGCTGCTGGGAGCGGCGGAggggcactgctggcagccccGATGTGACACCGCGTCGCCGTGCCGAGTCCTCACCG aagaagaaggagaagaaggagaaggagcGGGAGAATGCCAAGGAACGCAGTGCGCTGTCCCGCGAGCGCAGCCTCAAGAAGCGACAGTCACTGCCTGGCGCACAGCCCCGGCTCCTGCCCACATCTGACAGCAG CCCCGGCCCCAAGAACCGTCCCTCATCCCCAGCCACCCCCAAAACCCGCCCAGCatcccccagcccagccctgggctCACCCCACAAGCCGCCCCTGCCCCGCAGTGCCCACTCCTCCCCCAAGGTGCGGGCCAGGGCGCGGGATGAGCGGGGCGAGCAGGATGGCCAGGCCAAGGGGCGcgagaggaaggaagaggagaagggcCCAGCCATCCCCGAGCCACCCAGGGTTCCCACTGAGCCAGCAGCAG CTCCCGCAGCCCACAGCCCCCCCAGCAGACCCTCGGCCGGCACTACGGACCGGGAGGAGGCCGCCCGACTGCTGGCAGAGAAGCGACGCCAGGCCCGCGAGCAGCGGGAGCGCGAGGAACGGGAGCGCcgggagcaggaggagcaggagag GCGGCTGCAAGAGGAGAGGGCACGGCAGGCGGCAGAGGAACAGAGCCGCAGGGAGGCCCTGGCACGGCAGCGGGAGGAGGAGcggcagctgcaggaggagcgCGAGGCCCAGGAGAAGGCACGGGCAGAACGGGAGGAAACAGAGCGGCTGCAGAGACAG agagaagaggctgaggcGAAGGCACGCGAAGAGGCTGAGCGGCAGCGGCTGGAGCGGGAGAAGCATTTCCAGCGTGAGGAGCAGGAGCGGCTGGAGAGAAAGAAG CGCCTGGAGGAGATCATGAAGCGGACGCGCAAATCAGATGCAGCAGATGCCAAG AAGAAGGAAGACAAGAAGATAGTGAACGGGAAAGCAGTtgagcaggagcacagcacag GTGGTGAAAAGAGAGCAGGGCCAATGCCAAAGGCAGAGGAACTTCCAGAGACGGAGACACCGAGTGCAGGGATGCTGGGGACACTGAAGGGCCCGGCAGGCgaggggctgcagcccag TTCTCCAGCCAAGGATATGGCAGCCCCAGTTGTGAATGGCGTGCAGCCCAGCAAGCACGAAAACGGCTTCTCAGGCACCGAGggctcctcagagctgctaGAGCTTTCCCACCACggtggcagccccagcagcatcaTCCCGTTTGGCGACAAGGAGCCCTTTCTCAAGCAGGCAGTGGTCAAACCCCCCCAGGTCACAG AGGTGCTGTGA